GTCGGCCACCTGCATCTCCAGGCCCCAGTCCACCGCCTCGGCCGTGGGGCGGGCGTAGCCATACCGCTTGGCCAGCAGCTCGTGCTCCAGGGCCTTGAGGTCGGCGACCCGGGCGAACACCGCCGAGCCGGGGGTGGCATCGCCATGGTGTTCGGACAGGTGCAGGATCAGCCCGTCGCGGTGAACCTGCATGTACAGCGGCAGGTCGGCGGCGAAGCGGTGTTCCCAGTCGAGGGTGAAGCCGAGGAAGTCGAGGTAGAACTCCCGGGCCTTGTCCACCGAGAAGATGCGCAGAATCGGAATGGCGGGGGCGAATTGCATAGTCAGGCTCACTGATTGGCGGGTGGCTGGGGCGCCGTCATGCGCTTGCGCGTCTGCTCGTCGATCTGCTCGCGCAGGGCTTGGAACAGCGGCGCGGCGTCAGTATAGCGGCGGCCGTAGTCGAGGTTGAAGGCGTAGTCGAAGTCCGGCGGGTTGGCGCCTTGGGTGTGCTGCAACAGGGTTTCCAGCTTGTCCAGCGCCTTCACCGCAAGGGCCTCGGCACTGCGTGCGGCGGTGTACTCCTGCCACAGGTCGAGGATGCCAGTGCGCAGCGGCTCGTCGAGCACCGCGCACAGTTGCCGCAGGTCGGCGAACTCCTGCTGGTCCTTGTCCTGGCCGGGGTGCTGGGCGACGGCGGGAATGTCGCCGTGCAAGGCCTCGCCCAGGTCGTGGATGACACACAGCTGCACGACCTTCAACAGGTCCAGGCCAGGCATCTGGTCGGCGAACACCAGGGCCATCAGGCACAGCCGCCAGCTGTGCTCGGCGGTGCTCTCGGTGCGGCCGGTGGCGGTGTGGGCGCTGCGTAGCACGTCCTTGAGACGTTCGGCCTCGCGCAGAAAGGCCAGGCGGTTGGCCAGCAGTTGGTGATTCATTGCAGCTCCCAGGGTGGATACAGCCCACTAGCCTAGGCGCGGGGCCGCCCGTGGGCCACGGATAATTTATGCGCGCAGGCTCACGCCAGGGTTTCGACCAGGCGCGCCGCGCTGCCGTCGGCCAGCAGTAGGCGGGTCCAGCGGCAGCGCCCGGCCGTGATCGGCACCACCCGCGAGCGATTGTGGCCGGTGTCGAACTCCAGCGCTGGTGGCGCCAGCTGTTCACGCCAGCCCAGCGCCTGCAGGCTGGCCTCGCGCTGCATGATCGCCTCGCTGCTGAAGCGCCAGAGCGAGCGCCCCAGCAGGTCCGATAGCGGCAGGGCGAACTCGGCGGCGCGAGAGGGCGAGCAGGCCAGCAGGCGGTGGCTGAGGTCGCAGACCAGGTGCACCGGTCGCTGGTTGCCCTCCACCAGGCGGGCCAACGCCTGATCGGCGGCGGCACTCAGGCGGGCGCCGAGCAGTTGCCCGAGACGTGCCTGCTCCTGCGGGCTCATCAGCTGCTGGCCGTTCTCCCAGCGGGAAATGGTCGATTGCGCCAC
The window above is part of the Pseudomonas muyukensis genome. Proteins encoded here:
- a CDS encoding helix-turn-helix domain-containing protein → MPATALPQPAGLGIALRRWRLLHRVKQAHAAQLFGVAQSTISRWENGQQLMSPQEQARLGQLLGARLSAAADQALARLVEGNQRPVHLVCDLSHRLLACSPSRAAEFALPLSDLLGRSLWRFSSEAIMQREASLQALGWREQLAPPALEFDTGHNRSRVVPITAGRCRWTRLLLADGSAARLVETLA
- a CDS encoding HD domain-containing protein, with product MNHQLLANRLAFLREAERLKDVLRSAHTATGRTESTAEHSWRLCLMALVFADQMPGLDLLKVVQLCVIHDLGEALHGDIPAVAQHPGQDKDQQEFADLRQLCAVLDEPLRTGILDLWQEYTAARSAEALAVKALDKLETLLQHTQGANPPDFDYAFNLDYGRRYTDAAPLFQALREQIDEQTRKRMTAPQPPANQ
- a CDS encoding glyoxalase superfamily protein, which codes for MQFAPAIPILRIFSVDKAREFYLDFLGFTLDWEHRFAADLPLYMQVHRDGLILHLSEHHGDATPGSAVFARVADLKALEHELLAKRYGYARPTAEAVDWGLEMQVADPFGNRLRFCQQIDD